The sequence CGGTCCTCGTTGAGCTTGAGTCGCAGTCGCGGCCGACCCACGTCGATGGGGACTTTCTCCGTCCTGATGAGCCCCTCCTCCTCCAGCGTCGTCTTGGTGCGGGAGAAGGTCGCCTTGCTCGCGATGCCCACGTCCTCGCCCCACTTGCTGATGTCGTACAACAGGACGTCGTTGCGGGCCGCGACGAGGATGGTGAGCGTCACCTCGTCGAACTCCCCGCCGGCCTCGCGGGCGTCCTCCAGCGCCGACAGCGTCGCGTCGAAGTCGGCACGCGTATCCTGACCAATCTCTTCGCCGAGCGTCTCCCGAATCCGAGACAGCGGCGGCGTTCGCAGGTCGAACTCGTCTGCGTTCTCCCAGCGCGTCTCGTAGGTGTTGCGGGCCGCCTCAACGAACTCGTCGTCATCGTCGCCGAGTGCCGCCACCTGGTCACCTGCCTCGACGAGCGTCCACACCGTGGTGTCGGTGATGAGCAGCGTGTTCGACGCGCCCCGGCCCGTCCTGATGCTGAGCGTCTCCGAGGCGACGTGGTCCGCGGCGTTGCTCGCCACCACGAAGTCGTCCATCACCTCTTTCAACAGCGCCGCGTCGGCCAACAGCCGAATCGTCGGCGGGTCCGCCGCGGCAGTCGTGACAGCGGTGAGCGCTTCGACAGTCTCTGCGCTCGGG is a genomic window of Haloplanus vescus containing:
- the tbsP gene encoding transcriptional regulator TbsP, with the translated sequence MVAGANLHGESLEEILEQVFESSSSLLVVDPSAETVEALTAVTTAAADPPTIRLLADAALLKEVMDDFVVASNAADHVASETLSIRTGRGASNTLLITDTTVWTLVEAGDQVAALGDDDDEFVEAARNTYETRWENADEFDLRTPPLSRIRETLGEEIGQDTRADFDATLSALEDAREAGGEFDEVTLTILVAARNDVLLYDISKWGEDVGIASKATFSRTKTTLEEEGLIRTEKVPIDVGRPRLRLKLNEDRFDEVTPAELAAVTLNRTA